In Tursiops truncatus isolate mTurTru1 chromosome X, mTurTru1.mat.Y, whole genome shotgun sequence, the following proteins share a genomic window:
- the TCEAL8 gene encoding transcription elongation factor A protein-like 8 codes for MQKSCEENEGKAQNMPKAEEDRPMEAVPQEAERNPQPSEEGESQEAEGNLRGGLTQPGQGYKEDTPVRHLDPEEMIRGVDELERLREEIRRVRNKFVMMHWKQRHSRSRPYPVCFRP; via the coding sequence ATGCAAAAGTCttgtgaagaaaatgaaggaaaagcacAGAACATGCCAAAGGCTGAGGAAGACCGCCCTATGGAAGCTGTACCACAGGAGGCAGAAAGAAATCCTCAACCGTCTGAAGAAGGTGAAAGCCAGGAAGCAGAAGGAAACCTTAGAGGAGGGCTGACTCAGCCTGGTCAGGGATATAAAGAGGACACTCCGGTTAGGCATTTGGACCCAGAAGAAATGATAAGAGGAGTAGATGAGTTGGAAAGGCTTAGGGAAGAGATAAGAAGAGTAAGAAATAAGTTTGTGATGATGCATTGGAAACAAAGACATTCACGCAGCCGTCCTTATCCTGTGTGCTTTAGgccttga